The following proteins come from a genomic window of Nostoc sp. TCL26-01:
- a CDS encoding HNH endonuclease: MFTRFERIPGRLSELKKCFYCGNSLPANSKEHIFNSSWGGSHKTGNLICDQCNSNFSSQTDVAFAVYVQAVMNSWSFKGERHKEVPRIFLENEYFLDQGAKLKLKQPLVKDEILPDGRIKSNLAFNSKSEAKRWIESGGMAEWLRRDPSIQEKEHLKKIIIEAKPDITEAKPQSASFQLNLSEQYRSSAHTILKCLGFFLPEWVCTDSTKQIRDFVRYNQGDWRFFAVHSEQLISIAEQAASLIGLGVHHNSVEIYWNSSTKMVVGVLSILNRVKRSVVISKNYSGADAILYVFEDTYGSKKPPQAVFTEFDSTQLTVPLLNFQYFSFPHKIFEYFRNELVGLMEFYYPVDAITARLFKGIETINQKNLSLEQTTLEEYLSLFLTFFSDVSKVTGTSVDLAKVRSKLLEYGFAILVSQYSGKLYTDPDIEALMKLAFDRTLRDLKI; this comes from the coding sequence ATGTTTACACGTTTTGAAAGAATACCTGGACGCTTATCAGAACTGAAAAAGTGTTTCTACTGTGGAAACTCTCTGCCAGCAAATAGTAAGGAGCATATTTTTAACTCGTCTTGGGGTGGTTCACACAAGACAGGGAATTTAATCTGTGATCAGTGCAACAGTAACTTCTCAAGTCAAACAGATGTAGCTTTTGCTGTATATGTACAAGCGGTAATGAACTCTTGGTCTTTTAAGGGAGAACGTCATAAAGAAGTACCGAGGATTTTTTTGGAAAATGAGTATTTTTTAGATCAAGGAGCAAAGCTAAAACTTAAACAGCCTCTTGTTAAAGACGAAATCTTACCTGACGGGCGCATTAAATCAAATCTTGCTTTCAATTCTAAAAGTGAAGCCAAACGTTGGATAGAAAGCGGTGGTATGGCTGAGTGGCTGAGAAGAGATCCTTCCATTCAAGAGAAAGAACACTTGAAGAAAATAATTATAGAGGCAAAGCCAGATATAACGGAAGCAAAACCTCAGTCAGCCTCTTTTCAACTAAATCTTAGTGAGCAATATCGCTCTTCAGCACACACAATTCTCAAATGTCTTGGCTTCTTCTTGCCTGAATGGGTTTGTACCGACTCGACTAAGCAAATCCGAGATTTTGTTAGGTACAATCAAGGAGACTGGCGATTTTTTGCAGTTCATAGTGAACAACTAATTTCAATAGCTGAACAAGCGGCAAGCCTTATAGGTTTGGGAGTTCACCATAATTCTGTAGAGATATACTGGAATTCCTCAACAAAAATGGTAGTTGGAGTGTTATCTATCCTTAATCGCGTTAAGAGGTCTGTTGTTATTTCTAAAAATTATTCTGGAGCAGATGCTATCCTTTATGTTTTTGAAGATACCTATGGTTCTAAAAAGCCACCTCAAGCAGTATTTACCGAGTTTGATTCAACTCAACTCACTGTACCTTTGCTAAATTTTCAATATTTTTCATTTCCTCATAAGATATTTGAATATTTTAGGAATGAGCTTGTCGGATTAATGGAGTTTTACTATCCAGTTGACGCAATCACAGCCCGTTTATTCAAAGGAATAGAAACGATTAATCAGAAAAACCTAAGCCTTGAGCAAACAACTTTAGAGGAATACTTGAGTTTATTTTTGACCTTTTTCTCAGATGTAAGTAAAGTAACAGGTACTTCTGTAGACTTGGCTAAAGTACGTTCTAAGCTCCTTGAGTATGGGTTTGCTATTTTGGTTAGCCAGTATAGTGGAAAATTATATACTGATCCAGATATTGAAGCTCTAATGAAGTTAGCATTTGACCGAACCTTGAGAGACTTGAAGATTTAA
- a CDS encoding vanadium-dependent haloperoxidase, whose protein sequence is MQPSQADRQEQNETTNPQSRGSKKRRGRLFGQDGVSRRSFISHAGLFTATSVVTGIIGSSFSGSKQGDIAQAREIAQGRYRVRDFNYIKFRQQAFQVRLQAAQNNRQIEIPPHPTNGDEERYANKIATDTRGLPHDQRGEVDLQAYDSLTRALTTQNPDDYERIILGGTRKLVNPQGPLAISLEGINASQIAVPPPPTLDSGEQAVEAIELYWQALLRDVPFNRFEQDPNVAAAIAELNSLPEFRGPKQNGFVTPQTLFRGSVIYVDQRDRSGRTAKYVTPPGVLDGPHISQFLLREIPYNTQFISPLIRTALAGRDNDFLTNYNEWLTVQNGGSSGKSIKFDPTRRFVFTVRDLSELSRIGGALFFGALLILNSISAPLNPGNPYINSKTQVGSAATFASAHFQALLNLAPSRAIRASYWQKFYVHRRLRPEAYGGLVYNNLVNGTSYPINSQVFNSTALARTFSTFGTYLLPHAYPEGAPLHSSYTGGAASIAGVQATLLKAFFNENFVIPNPVEPDPNDPTKLLPYSGAVLTVGGELNKLATNYYIGRGHGGIHWRSDGAAGLALGEEVAISILRDERLGYNERFSGFTFTKFDGTRVTV, encoded by the coding sequence ATGCAACCTTCTCAAGCAGATAGACAAGAGCAGAACGAAACCACAAATCCTCAATCTCGTGGTAGTAAAAAAAGACGTGGCAGACTTTTTGGGCAAGACGGTGTTAGTAGACGTTCATTTATCAGTCATGCTGGTTTATTTACTGCTACTAGCGTTGTGACTGGGATCATCGGTTCGTCTTTCTCTGGTTCCAAGCAGGGAGATATTGCACAAGCTAGAGAAATTGCTCAGGGTAGATATCGTGTTCGAGATTTTAACTATATAAAGTTTCGTCAGCAAGCCTTTCAAGTGCGTCTCCAAGCAGCGCAAAATAATCGGCAAATTGAGATCCCACCCCATCCTACCAACGGCGATGAGGAACGCTATGCCAACAAAATAGCTACAGACACGAGGGGATTGCCACACGATCAAAGAGGCGAAGTTGATTTGCAAGCATATGATTCTTTGACTAGGGCATTAACAACACAGAACCCAGATGACTACGAAAGGATTATTTTGGGTGGTACAAGGAAGTTAGTGAATCCTCAAGGGCCGTTGGCAATTAGTTTAGAAGGAATCAATGCTTCTCAGATAGCAGTTCCGCCGCCACCAACTCTAGATAGTGGAGAACAAGCGGTGGAGGCGATAGAACTCTACTGGCAGGCTTTATTAAGGGATGTACCTTTTAATCGATTCGAGCAAGATCCGAATGTCGCCGCAGCGATCGCCGAACTCAATAGCCTGCCAGAATTCCGAGGGCCAAAACAGAATGGTTTTGTCACTCCGCAAACTTTATTTCGTGGTAGCGTTATCTATGTTGATCAGCGCGATCGCTCAGGTAGGACAGCAAAATACGTTACTCCTCCAGGAGTGCTAGATGGCCCCCACATTTCCCAATTCTTGCTACGGGAAATCCCTTACAATACTCAATTCATTTCACCCTTGATTCGTACTGCTCTAGCTGGTAGGGATAATGATTTTCTCACTAATTACAATGAATGGCTAACTGTCCAGAATGGGGGTAGTTCTGGCAAGTCCATTAAGTTCGATCCCACACGCCGTTTTGTTTTCACTGTTCGGGATCTGAGCGAACTATCACGTATTGGTGGGGCTTTGTTCTTTGGCGCTTTGTTAATTCTCAATAGCATTAGCGCACCGTTAAATCCAGGAAATCCCTATATCAACTCCAAAACTCAAGTTGGTTCTGCGGCTACCTTTGCATCAGCACATTTTCAAGCCTTACTCAACTTAGCTCCCTCACGGGCAATCAGAGCTTCCTATTGGCAAAAGTTTTATGTACATCGACGTTTACGACCAGAAGCTTATGGTGGATTAGTCTATAACAACCTTGTCAATGGAACTAGTTATCCGATTAATTCCCAAGTCTTCAATTCCACAGCCTTAGCTCGCACCTTTAGCACTTTTGGTACTTATTTGTTACCCCATGCTTATCCAGAAGGCGCACCATTGCACTCTTCTTACACTGGTGGTGCTGCTTCGATTGCAGGTGTACAAGCTACGTTGTTGAAAGCCTTTTTTAATGAGAATTTTGTCATTCCCAATCCTGTAGAGCCTGATCCCAATGACCCCACCAAACTACTTCCCTACAGTGGCGCGGTTTTGACAGTCGGTGGTGAGTTGAATAAGCTGGCAACCAACTATTATATCGGTCGTGGTCATGGTGGTATCCATTGGCGTTCCGATGGTGCAGCTGGCTTGGCGTTAGGTGAGGAAGTTGCTATTAGTATTCTCAGAGATGAAAGACTGGGATACAACGAGCGATTTAGCGGTTTTACCTTCACCAAATTTGACGGTACAAGAGTGACTGTCTAA
- a CDS encoding XisH family protein, protein MPAKDAFHELVKIALENEGWTITHDPYHIDLGFVDFYIDLGAERLIAATRDGEKIAVEIKTFLAASTISEFHIAIGQFINYRIALEEEEADRRLYLAVPLDIYKRFFKYPFIQTVIRRNQIPLLVYDIKKQEVAQWIS, encoded by the coding sequence ATGCCTGCAAAAGATGCGTTTCATGAGCTTGTTAAAATCGCCCTTGAGAATGAGGGGTGGACAATTACTCATGATCCGTACCATATCGATCTAGGATTTGTTGATTTTTATATCGATTTAGGTGCAGAGAGGTTAATTGCAGCAACGAGAGACGGTGAGAAAATTGCTGTAGAAATCAAAACTTTCCTCGCGGCTTCAACAATTTCTGAGTTTCATATTGCAATTGGACAATTTATTAACTATCGTATTGCCCTGGAGGAAGAAGAGGCAGATAGACGATTGTACTTAGCAGTTCCATTAGATATTTACAAGCGTTTCTTCAAGTATCCATTTATTCAAACTGTGATTCGCCGCAACCAAATTCCGTTATTAGTGTACGACATAAAAAAACAGGAAGTTGCTCAATGGATAAGTTAG
- a CDS encoding aliphatic sulfonate ABC transporter substrate-binding protein, with the protein MNTPFVYQRRKFFKQLVQYSALGLFALSTPLVGGLLQNTQAQTRRGFVAKEINLAYQTSGDIVKVRKVVEPRFKALGVKVNWVGPFPAGPQLIEAMNAGRVDIGNVGETPPIFSQAAGITEVIYIAGRTPSRGQNQGIVVRADSPIKKVADIKGKKVAFQRGSNAHYLLAKALQEVGLKISDVQIVGLTPSEARDAFIQNKVEVWVASDPFLALVEKIIPIRNLRNAAKINTLGGFYLGRRTFATQNPELVRVFLEEADKVGEWAEKNPTEVAKAFAPELKLEVAVLEKVARRRTYRLRRLSPAIIAEQQRVADFYFQEKIIPRKINIQDALLPPQLSAAITPKRLK; encoded by the coding sequence GATTATTTGCGCTATCAACACCCTTGGTAGGTGGTTTATTACAAAATACCCAAGCCCAAACCCGACGAGGATTTGTTGCCAAAGAAATCAACCTGGCTTATCAAACTTCTGGTGATATTGTCAAAGTCAGAAAAGTTGTAGAGCCAAGGTTTAAAGCTTTGGGTGTCAAAGTGAATTGGGTAGGGCCATTCCCAGCCGGGCCGCAGTTGATAGAAGCAATGAACGCAGGTAGAGTTGATATTGGTAATGTGGGAGAAACACCGCCAATATTTTCCCAAGCCGCAGGCATCACAGAAGTTATTTATATTGCTGGACGCACTCCTAGTCGCGGTCAAAACCAAGGTATTGTAGTCAGAGCTGATTCTCCGATTAAAAAAGTAGCTGATATTAAAGGGAAAAAAGTGGCTTTTCAGAGGGGATCAAATGCACATTATTTACTAGCAAAAGCTTTGCAAGAAGTAGGCTTAAAAATTAGTGATGTGCAAATTGTTGGTTTGACTCCATCGGAAGCACGTGATGCTTTCATTCAAAACAAAGTGGAGGTTTGGGTAGCTAGTGACCCATTCTTAGCTTTGGTGGAAAAAATTATCCCAATTCGCAATTTGCGGAATGCAGCTAAAATTAACACATTGGGTGGATTTTATCTCGGCAGACGTACATTTGCCACGCAAAATCCGGAATTGGTAAGGGTGTTTTTAGAAGAAGCAGATAAGGTAGGTGAATGGGCAGAAAAAAATCCCACCGAAGTTGCCAAGGCTTTTGCACCGGAACTGAAATTGGAAGTAGCAGTTTTAGAAAAGGTAGCACGCCGACGTACTTATCGCTTAAGAAGACTCTCACCTGCGATTATTGCTGAACAACAACGGGTAGCTGATTTTTACTTTCAAGAAAAAATCATTCCCCGCAAAATAAACATTCAAGATGCACTACTACCTCCTCAATTATCAGCAGCAATTACACCCAAGCGCCTCAAATGA
- a CDS encoding type II toxin-antitoxin system VapC family toxin produces the protein MSETVYIETSILGYLTARSTRNLILAANIEITREWWEFRRSAFTLYISQVVLDEVARGDSEIAVKRLEILNGMPLVELNQAVKNLSAEFLTRSNLPAKASDDAVHIAAATVHQLDYLLTWNCKHIANAQIQRKLAEISLDFGYQLPVICTPYELLGD, from the coding sequence ATGAGTGAAACTGTCTACATCGAAACTAGTATTTTGGGCTACCTTACAGCCAGATCAACCAGAAATCTGATTTTGGCAGCAAACATAGAGATCACAAGAGAGTGGTGGGAGTTTCGCCGAAGTGCATTCACGCTCTACATTTCACAAGTTGTTTTAGATGAGGTGGCACGGGGAGACTCCGAGATTGCCGTTAAGCGTCTGGAGATTCTCAACGGAATGCCGTTAGTAGAACTCAATCAGGCTGTAAAAAACTTGTCAGCAGAATTTCTCACACGCAGCAATCTTCCTGCCAAAGCCTCAGATGATGCAGTTCATATTGCGGCAGCAACCGTTCATCAGCTGGATTACCTGCTAACGTGGAATTGTAAGCATATAGCAAATGCTCAAATTCAAAGAAAACTTGCAGAAATCAGTCTTGATTTTGGATATCAGTTACCCGTAATTTGCACCCCCTACGAACTATTAGGAGATTAA
- a CDS encoding XisI protein yields MDKLDWYRQLIQELLIERAKLRSPSDPIKSQTIFDRECDRYQLVNLGWKDSSTRIYGCVLHVDIIDGKIWVQHDGTEDAIADQLAAKGVPKQDIVLAYHAPHVRQYTEFAVG; encoded by the coding sequence ATGGATAAGTTAGATTGGTATCGTCAATTAATTCAAGAGTTACTAATAGAGAGAGCAAAATTGCGCTCTCCCAGCGATCCGATTAAAAGTCAGACAATTTTTGATCGAGAGTGCGATCGCTATCAACTTGTAAATCTGGGATGGAAAGACAGCAGTACCCGCATCTATGGCTGTGTGCTTCATGTTGATATTATCGATGGGAAAATTTGGGTGCAACATGATGGAACTGAAGACGCAATTGCAGATCAGTTAGCAGCTAAGGGAGTGCCAAAGCAGGACATTGTTTTAGCGTATCATGCACCTCATGTCCGACAGTACACAGAGTTTGCTGTAGGTTGA